One region of Ictalurus furcatus strain D&B chromosome 17, Billie_1.0, whole genome shotgun sequence genomic DNA includes:
- the si:dkey-118k5.3 gene encoding NLR family member X1 — protein MAVEACSVQIQKRRVELVENWSKHLDPLLDRLFEMGAVTEEDLSFIKGGGLFGERDCMRTLLDVLQGRGEEPCQAFLFLLPKLEASNFTRTTNLSVKEPVSDHLQRHKDILARQHTPGNYLGSTSGLPKADWFTDITFSRHTERLVPVHFQHETSVVGDAFRAGRAQARGQEETCSFKDVYQSLLSASGDGVALLSGVAGSGKTTVIKRLVQEWAVDADTQKIVLPLSFRELSLITEPQSLQVLLSDHYSHLKPFLPELMTSNQGQLLLILDGLDEFSFPLDFEHTPKCSDPERELSVGAMVVNLIKRNLLPDISILLTSRPHAVAKVPQLLVNQFCSVLGFSPTQQRQYFERSSTSSQIAAAVWGFVSSHKPLQLMCHIPAFCWIVSTALHNGASCLFSDTAPRGGESQTSASEEGGEDQCHTSSESNTVINNRHAIGSRPVTITEIYCCFFKTILLFHVGGCVEDMHLNRLQDAPRVLKETKAKLRCLGALAFKGLLERRFVFDSVDLASFSLENNDLLRAFLVESLKVDRSSLTYEKNFQFIHTSVQEFLAALYYVLESLSGSDPFTGLKPNMGLLAPTVHTHLMSVISKLRRPQVLLRRRIKKALHWGERHQSGHLDLFCRFVSGLLVPKTRFILNGLFRDEPKSYLASCVPLLYASPPFVLQLLHSQLHSPSLSPERQLNVCHCLYEAKDPGLPQRLQAWLKLLSQEGMGHCTVAYRDWSELAFLLQLSPDLQVLNLDAQGLDAEGLRRLLPVLPLFSTLRLAQNPLGPEGAEVLSVALQSPDCHIERLWVVSTGLGCEGVRILAEGLKKNNTVFDLRMAINNIGDIGAASLAELLTTNRTLKDIRLRDNVVTDKGAELLKAALMENTTLEYLWLFDNKFSKEGVRQLKEFSKNRPNLDIKACY, from the exons ATGGCTGTTGAAGCATGCAGCGTTCAGATACAAAAACGCAGGGTGGAGCTGGTGGAGAACTGGAGCAAACACTTGGACCCTCTGCTGGATCGCCTCTTCGAAATGGGGGCTGTGACAGAAGAGGACCTCAGCTTCATAAAAGGTGGGGGGCTTTTCGGTGAACGAGACTGTATGAGGACACTTCTGGATGTCCTGCAAGGACGAGGAGAGGAACCATGTCAGGCTTTTCTGTTCCTGTTGCCCAAACTTGAAGCGTCGAACTTCACTAGAACCACAAACCTGAGCGTGAAAGAGCCTGTGAGCGACCATCTCCAACGACACAAGGATATCTTGGCCAGGCAACACACACCAGGAAATTATCTCGGATCGACATCTGGACTTCCCAAGGCAGACTGGTTCACGGACATTACATTTTCTAGGCATACAGAACGACTAGTGCCAGTTCATTTCCAGCACGAGACATCAGTTGTCGGGGACGCATTTAGGGCAGGAAGGGCCCAGGCAAGAGGACAGGAAGAGACTTGTTCTTTTAAAGACGTCTATCAGAGCCTGCTCTCTGCCTCAGGGGATGGTGTGGCCTTGCTGTCTGGGGTTGCAGGTAGTGGCAAAACCACAGTGATTAAACGGTTGGTTCAGGAATGGGCTGTCGATGCAGACACGCAAAAGATCGTCTTACCTCTGTCTTTTCGTGAACTTAGCCTTATTACTGAACCCCAGAGCCTCCAGGTTTTGCTGTCTGATCATTACAGTCATCTCAAGCCTTTTCTGCCAGAATTAATGACTTCAAACCAAGGCCAGCTTCTGCTTATTCTGGATGGGCTCGATGAGTTCTCTTTCCCCTTGGACTTTGAACACACCCCTAAATGTTCAGACCCTGAGCGGGAGCTATCAGTAGGAGCCATGGTAGTGAATCTAATAAAAAGGAACCTCTTGCCGGATATCTCTATTCTCCTCACATCTCGGCCTCACGCTGTCGCAAAAGTCCCACAGCTACTGGTCAACCAGTTCTGCAGTGTGTTGGGGTTTTCCCCGACTCAACAACGGCAGTACTTTGAGCGAAGCTCTACCTCTAGCCAGATTGCTGCTGCcgtgtggggatttgtgtctTCCCACAAACCCCTTCAACTCATGTGTCACATCCCTGCCTTCTGCTGGATTGTGTCTACTGCCTTGCACAATGGTGCTTCCTGCCTCTTCTCGGACACCGCACCACGGGGTGGTGAGTCACAAACAAGTGCAagtgaagaaggaggagaagatcAGTGTCACACTTCATCTGAAAGTAATACAGTGATAAACAACAGACATGCCATTGGCTCCAGGCCGGTCACAATCACTGAGATCTACTGCTGCTTTTTTAAGACCATACTGCTCTTCCATGTAGGTGGGTGTGTGGAGGACATGCATCTCAACAGGCTCCAGGATGCTCCTCGTGTCCTAAAGGAGACAAAAGCAAAGCTTAGATGTCTGGGAGCTCTGGCCTTCAAAGGCCTGCTGGAGAGGAGATTTGTTTTCGACTCCGTAGACCTGGCCTCTTTCTCTCTAGAAAACAATGATCTCTTGCGTGCCTTCTTAGTGGAAAGTCTTAAAGTGGACAGATCTTCTCTAACATATGAGAAGAATTTTCAGTTTATTCATACCAGTGTGCAAGAGTTCCTAGCTGCACTTTATTATGTTCTGGAGTCATTGTCAGGTTCGGACCCTTTCACAGGACTCAAGCCAAACATGGGCCTGCTTGCTCCAACAGTGCACACACACCTAATGTCTGTTATTAGTAAATTACGGCGACCACAAGTTCTCTTGCGTAGACGAATTAAGAAAGCTCTCCACTGGGGAGAACGCCATCAGTCTGGACACCTGGATCTCTTCTGCAG GTTTGTATCTGGCTTGCTAGTCCCCAAGACCCGCTTCATCTTAAATGGCCTTTTCCGTGATGAGCCAAAGTCTTATTTGGCCTCATGTGTGCCCTTGCTTTATGCTTCTCCTCCATTTGTGCTGCAGTTGCTCCACTCGCAGCTCCATAGCCCCAGTCTGAGTCCTGAAAGGCAGCTGAATGTGTGCCACTGCCTTTACGAGGCTAAGGACCCTGGACTGCCTCAGCGACTGCAGGCCTGGCTAAAATTGCTCTCTCAGGAGGGTATGGGTCATTGTACTGTAGCTTACAGGGACTGGAGTGAGCTAGCTTTCCTGCTGCAGCTGAGTCCGGACCTGCAGGTGCTCAATTTGGATGCACAGGGGCTCGATGCAGAGGGACTGCGCAGACTCCTGCCTGTACTTCCCCTCTTCTCCACCCTCAG GCTTGCGCAGAATCCTCTTGGTCCAGAGGGGGCAGAAGTGTTGTCTGTTGCTCTGCAGAGCCCTGACTGTCATATCGAGAGACTGTG ggtggTATCGACGGGTCTGGGCTGTGAGGGAGTCAGGATCCTAGCAGAGGGACTTAAAAAGAACAACACAGTGTTTGACCTCAG AATGGCTATTAATAATATTGGTGACATTGGAGCTGCCTCTCTTGCTGAATTATTGACGACTAATCGTACTCTAAAAGATATTCG ACTTAGGGACAATGTAGTGACGGACAAAGGGGCAGAACTCCTCAAGGCAGCCCTTATGGAGAACACCACCTTAGAGTACCTGTG GTTGTTTGACAACAAATTTTCCAAGGAAGGTGTGCGGCAGCTGAAGGAATTTTCAAAGAACAGACCCAATCTTGACATCAAGGCCTGCTACTGA